The following proteins are encoded in a genomic region of Nicotiana sylvestris chromosome 4, ASM39365v2, whole genome shotgun sequence:
- the LOC138890376 gene encoding uncharacterized protein, whose protein sequence is MQLSPVIECKLVKWEKPPDSWIKMNTDGCRNIQGSAGGGCICRDDHNDNMIMAFASSFGNCSSNFAEAKAALFGVQWCITNGFSNIILECDSLQIINMLNGYSKPP, encoded by the coding sequence ATGCAACTTTCCCCCGTTATTGAGTGCAAGCTGGTAAAGTGGGAAAAACCACCTGACTCTTGGATTAAAATGAACACTGATGGGTGTAGAAATATACAAGGATCAGCTGGAGGTGGGTGCATTTGCAGGGATGATCATAACGACAACATGATTATGGCTTTTGCCTCCTCGTTCGGGAACTGCAGTAGCAACTTTGCTGAAGCCAAGGCTGCATTGTTTGGAGTTCAGTGGTGTATTACAAATGGTTTTTCTAATATAATTCTTGAATGTGACTCACTTCAGATTATCAACATGTTGAATGGATATAGCAAACCTCCATGA